The Pandoraea apista genomic interval GAAGACATGTTGCTCGACGACGCGGACTACTGATTCCGGCGTGATGTCCATGCGTGACGTCCAGACCGTTGTCGCATACGCACCACGCGTAGCGACGACGGTGCGAGCGGTGTGCCGTCCCCGGAGACTTGTTTGCTATACTGCGAACGATTCTCATTTGCAACGCGGGTGCCTGAGCCTTTCGGCCACACCTGGCCCGGGGACAGGAGGGGCGCATGCCCGCCGACGACACGTTGCCCACGCTGCCGTGCGACACCACGCTGCGGGCGCTCTACACCGACCATCACGGCTGGCTGCATGGCTGGCTGCACCGCAAGACCGGCTGCTCGCACCGCGCGGCCGATCTCGCGCACGACACGTTCGTGCGTCTGCTCGAGCGCGATCCGCCGCGCATGCTGGTGTCGCCACGCGCTTTCCTGACAACCGTCGCGCAACGCGTTCTCTATAACGACTGGCGTCGCCAGCAGATCGAGCGCGCTTATCTCGACGCCCTCGCGCAACAGCCGGAGGCGCTCGCGCCGTCTGCCGAAGAACGCGCCATCGTGCTCGAGACGCTGCTCGAAATCGACCGCTGTCTCGATGGCCTGCCCGCGCTCGTCAAACGCGCCTTCCTGCTGGCACAGCTCGACGGGCTGACGCACCTCGAGATCGCCGCCGAACTCGGCATTTCGCTCGCGACGGTGAAGCGCCATCTCGTGCGCGCCGGCACACAGTGCTTCTTCGCGATGGGCGCCGCATGACGCGCACGTCCGCATCCTCCTCCTCCTCGTCCTCGTCCCCTTCGCCCGTCGGCGGTTTCGACGCGGCTATCGCGCAGCAGGCCGTCGAATGGTGGGTGTCGCTGGGCAGCGGCAACGCCACCGACACGCTGCGCGCTGCCTGCGTCCGCTGGCGCGAAGCCCATCCAGAACATGAACGCGCGTGGCGGCACATTGAAAAGGCTGACGAGCGCATGCGGCATGTGTCCGGCACGCTCGGTGCGGCGCTCGCGCAGGCGGCGCTTCAGGCACCGCGTTCGCGCGGGCGTCGCATGGCGGTGAAGGCCATCGCCGGGGCGCTGTTCATGGGCACCGGCGCTTGGGTGGCGAGCGATCCGCTGGCTGTCCAATGGCTGCGGGCCGATGCGCGCACCGGGGTGGGGGAGCGTCGTACGCTGCGTCTGGCAGACGGCACGACGCTCGTGCTCAACACCCGCAGCGCCGTGCGCCTGTCAATGCAGGGGAATGTGCGACGCATCGCGCTCATCGACGGCGAAATCATGGTCACGACCGGCAAGGACGCCGGGCACGTGCCCCCCCGACCGCTGATCGTGGCCACGTCGCAGGCGACGCTGCAACCGATGGGCACGCGCTTCGTGGTGCGTCAGGCCGCGCAGGGAAGCGATGGCGGATCGGTGCAGGTATTCGAAGGCGCGGTGCGTGTGACGCCCAACGCGACGGGGCGTGACGCGGAAGGCGCGCGGATCGTCCATGCCGGGGAGCAGACGCAGTTCACGTCGCGGGATGTCGCGCCTGTGACACCGCTTGCGGAGGGGGACGGGGCGTGGGCCGACGGTATGTTCGTCGCCGTCGACATGCGCCTCGACGCGTTTCTGGCCGAGCTGTCGCGCTATCGGCGCGGTTACGTGCGTTGCGACCCGGCCGTGGCGGCGTTACGGGTGTCCGGCACGTATCCGCTGGGCGATACGGACGCGATTCTCGCCGTGTTGCCGCACGCGCTGCCGGTCTCGGTGGCGTCGGTCACGCGCTACTGGGTGACGATCGGCCCGCGCGGCTGAAGCGTCTTTCGCCATCTCATCAAATTTTTGTCCGGTCAGTGAGCTGTTTCGTCGGTCTCGCGTGACAAGGGAAGTGAAACCTTCTCTCCATTGCCTGAACGAGATCTCACATCATGGCCGTTGCTTCACCCGATTTCCCGCGCGCCGCGCGCCGTCATGGCTTGCACGCCGGCTCCGCTTTGCATCGCCGCAGCGTCTGCGTTGCCGTGGCGGTCACGTTCGCGTCAACGCTGTACGCCAACGCCGCACACGCGCAGACGGCCAGCCCGCCGGACGCGTCCGCGAACACCAGTTCCGCTGCCATCACCCGCATCTACGCCATTCCCGCCGGGTCGCTCGACAGCGTGCTCACGCGCTTCGGCCGTGAAGCCGGCATTCTCCTGACGTACACACCCGCGCTCACGGCAGGGCGTCAAAGCCCCGGCGTGCAGGGCCGCTTCGACGTGCCGGGTGCCTTCGGTCAATTGCTGGCGGGCACCGGGTTGAACGTATCGCCGCAAGGGGCCGGTTACACGCTGCTGCCGCAGGGAGCGCCGGTCGCTGCCGCGCTCGCTTCGGGGACTGGCGCGGGCGATGTGGCATTGCCGGCGACACATGTGCAGGCGCAGGCGTGGTCCGACGCGTATCGCCAGCCGGTAGACGCCAACGTGTCGCGCTCGGACGCCCCCATCCTCGACATTCCGCAGGTCATCAATGTGGTGCCGCATCAGGTGCTGGCCGATCAGCGTGCCCGCACGCTCGATGACGCGCTGATCAACGTGAGCGGCATCGTGCAGGGCAATACGCTGGCGGGCACGCAGGACACGCTGCTCAAACGTGGCTTTGGCGGCAACCGCGACGGCTCGATCATGCACAACGGCATGCCGCTCGTGCAGGGGCGCGGGTTCAATGCGAACGCCGATTCCGTCGAGGTGCTCAAAGGGCCGACGTCGCTGCTCTACGGGATCATGGATCCGGGCGGCGTCATCAACGTGGTGAGCAAGCGCCCGCTGCTCAAGCCCTACACGGCTGTGAGCGT includes:
- a CDS encoding FecR domain-containing protein produces the protein MTRTSASSSSSSSSPSPVGGFDAAIAQQAVEWWVSLGSGNATDTLRAACVRWREAHPEHERAWRHIEKADERMRHVSGTLGAALAQAALQAPRSRGRRMAVKAIAGALFMGTGAWVASDPLAVQWLRADARTGVGERRTLRLADGTTLVLNTRSAVRLSMQGNVRRIALIDGEIMVTTGKDAGHVPPRPLIVATSQATLQPMGTRFVVRQAAQGSDGGSVQVFEGAVRVTPNATGRDAEGARIVHAGEQTQFTSRDVAPVTPLAEGDGAWADGMFVAVDMRLDAFLAELSRYRRGYVRCDPAVAALRVSGTYPLGDTDAILAVLPHALPVSVASVTRYWVTIGPRG
- a CDS encoding sigma-70 family RNA polymerase sigma factor; this encodes MPADDTLPTLPCDTTLRALYTDHHGWLHGWLHRKTGCSHRAADLAHDTFVRLLERDPPRMLVSPRAFLTTVAQRVLYNDWRRQQIERAYLDALAQQPEALAPSAEERAIVLETLLEIDRCLDGLPALVKRAFLLAQLDGLTHLEIAAELGISLATVKRHLVRAGTQCFFAMGAA